A window of Ictidomys tridecemlineatus isolate mIctTri1 chromosome 1, mIctTri1.hap1, whole genome shotgun sequence contains these coding sequences:
- the Pcbd2 gene encoding pterin-4-alpha-carbinolamine dehydratase 2 isoform X4 has protein sequence MPSYQAFGFMSRVALQAEKMNHHPEWLNVYNKVQITLTSHDSGGLTKRDVRLAKFIEKVAASV, from the exons GCATTTGGCTTTATGTCCCGAGTCGCCCTACAAGCAGAGAAGATGAATCATCACCCCGAGTGGCTCAATGTGTACAACAAG gtCCAGATAACCCTCACCTCTCATGACTCTGGCGGACTGACCAAAAGAGATGTGAGACTGGCCAAGTTTATTGAGAAAGTGGCTGCTTCTGTGTGA
- the Pcbd2 gene encoding pterin-4-alpha-carbinolamine dehydratase 2 isoform X5, which translates to MSRVALQAEKMNHHPEWLNVYNKVQITLTSHDSGGLTKRDVRLAKFIEKVAASV; encoded by the exons ATGTCCCGAGTCGCCCTACAAGCAGAGAAGATGAATCATCACCCCGAGTGGCTCAATGTGTACAACAAG gtCCAGATAACCCTCACCTCTCATGACTCTGGCGGACTGACCAAAAGAGATGTGAGACTGGCCAAGTTTATTGAGAAAGTGGCTGCTTCTGTGTGA